In Triticum aestivum cultivar Chinese Spring chromosome 5B, IWGSC CS RefSeq v2.1, whole genome shotgun sequence, the following proteins share a genomic window:
- the LOC123111808 gene encoding uncharacterized protein: MDRKFLNMVLHEYGSRMYSLCRIKLSTHLFYPTAKDAITAHEDANARKKKHGGWPSTISSCKRPPSTLVNFSVPPSTAAASNMRFFSLLPEQGESSVMFTDPSCNSAVYDMDMKSFVLAPSSYFCKPYDSITVSIRNRCSSGNFLDHEDDHGLYVMNSLDDSFEFFSYCKVGLSTYPLLYNKWYWSPLPSPPSRTSPLVAAAVIDNSTICASSKNGTYTFDISREVWSHTGSWVLPFHRAAEYVPELGLWFGLQAPGTWQNRLCAFDLSSSAMAESAPSPLHDWEYLDLLPDELLPVGRALVNLGSGKFCIATHCRKDRSALQEEDELENIRSLGGNGGVQTLLTGVEVVRCADGLQLIHHKSQRYNIENLSIHCVL, encoded by the coding sequence ATGGATCGCAAGTTTCTGAATATGGTCCTGCACGAGTATGGCAGTAGAATGTATTCGCTGTGCCGCATCAAGCTCTCCACTCATCTCTTCTATCCGACAGCAAAAGACGCAATAACAGCCCATGAAGATGCaaatgcaaggaagaagaagcatggGGGATGGCCATCAACGATCTCGAGCTGCAAGCGCCCGCCAAGTACTTTGGTCAACTTCTCGGTGCCACCCAGCACTGCTGCCGCCAGTAACATGCGTTTCTTCTCCCTCCTGCCTGAGCAGGGAGAGTCCTCTGTCATGTTCACTGACCCTTCTTGCAACTCCGCAGTCTACGATATGGACATGAAGTCTTTCGTTCTCGCACCCAGCTCATACTTCTGCAAACCGTATGATTCCATCACCGTGTCCATTAGGAACCGATGCAGCAGTGGCAATTTCTTGGACCACGAAGATGATCATGGCCTCTACGTCATGAACAGCTTGGACGACAGCTTTGAGTTCTTCAGTTACTGCAAGGTTGGCCTATCTACCTATCCGTTGCTGTACAATAAGTGGTACTGGAGTCCTCTGCCGTCTCCACCGTCCCGCACCAGTCCTCTTGTTGCAGCGGCGGTGATTGACAACTCCACCATATGCGCGTCATCCAAGAACGGCACATACACCTTTGATATTTCGAGGGAGGTGTGGAGCCACACTGGCAGCTGGGTGCTGCCCTTCCACCGCGCAGCAGAGTATGTCCCTGAGCTTGGACTCTGGTTCGGCCTCCAGGCCCCTGGCACCTGGCAAAATCGCTTATGTGCATTTGACCTTTCATCCTCTGCCATGGCGGAATCTGCTCCTTCACCCCTGCATGATTGGGAATACCTCGATCTCCTCCCCGACGAGTTGCTGCCGGTGGGGCGTGCCTTGGTGAACCTGGGCTCGGGCAAGTTTTGCATCGCGACCCACTGCAGGAAGGATAGGTCTGCACTCCAGGAGGAGGACGAGCTGGAGAATATTAGGAGTTTGGGTGGAAATGGGGGTGTGCAAACTCTCTTGACTGGCGTGGAGGTGGTCCGCTGCGCCGACGGGCTCCAGCTTATCCACCACAAGTCCCAACGTTACAACATTGAAAACTTAAGTATCCACTGTGTGCTCTGA